The Lolium rigidum isolate FL_2022 chromosome 1, APGP_CSIRO_Lrig_0.1, whole genome shotgun sequence region TCATCTGTGCGCAGCAGCCCGCTGCATAGGGATCAGCACGGGCCGAATGAGCCTGCTGTTGCAGACTTGCAGTGGGTCGAGTAAGGTGACGAGGAGTTGGGCCCTGGAAACTTTGGGCTGAACCCGGCCGGTAGAAGAAACGAGTGAGATTGGGCACACAAACCCGGAAAAGCTCAAGAGAagctaaaaaaaagagagagacaaAGCCAGGAAGGATGTTAATTAAGTTCCAGAATTTATTAGAACACAGATATTCGTATTTAGCCTGAATAAAGAACAAAGAGATTCGTATTTATCCTGGATAAAATACCAACCCTGCTCCATAATACTATAAAGAAATGTAAATAGGTTTGTATTAGAATGCAGAAGGAAAATCATATCATATACCTAAATTGAATTTCGAATTAAAGAATCGATCTAGAAAAAGAATTTACCCTTTTAAGGATTCATGAACTGAAAATATATACAGTTATAGCCCTACTATGGAAATAGTTTAATAAAAAATACACAGTAAGGAAACCCACTGTTCAACCTCAAAACAAATTGTGGTAATAGTTTTTGCCCACAATCACAAGATCACATATATAAGAGAATATGGATCTATTAATTCTGTCTAGATAATATAAATATCTCATCACAAGCCAAGCACCTCATAGAATGTATCCTAGATGTAAGGCTGAGGTCAGTATTCACTGTATTGTGATAGATGATACCCTGTGGGTTTGCTGGACATTATTCAAAAAGTAGTCACTGATAGACAAAATGGTGTAAAACAATGTGGATCAGTGGTCGACCTCCTAAAGTATGTTTTATCTAGGAAGAAATATGTCTTTTGACTTGTCAACGTTATCCGAGGATAAAAAGTATTAATATGATTTTCTCCCATGAAAATACGTTATAGTAAATATCTGAACATGACATGATGAAAGATAAATCCACCAATCTTTGCAACAGAGGCATCCATCTATTTGTGTTGGCCACCACACTTCGGGTTAGTGTCTTTTATATATCTAAAATGCTGAATAAATTATACTTAACTTTGATCATATTGAAATGGAAAAaattcatgatttttttttttggaactgaGACATGAATTTCGAGAGTTAGTATAAATCCCCTACAAAATATGTGATTTACTTGCGAATAGTGATTTTTGTAATATAATGCCATCTCAATACACTTCTTTCTAATACTAAGACCACTggtagaaaacagggctttcgtacAGCATCCCtgggagctttagtcccggttaaaAAACGAACCAAGACTAATAggaggcattggtcccggttcatcctAGAAAGAATTTAGTCCTGATTTGTTTggaacctttagtcccgattggtatTACGAACTAAGACTAAAGGGGTGGCGGCAAACTGCCTCCGGGGCAAAAGCGGACTAAAGGtaccaactgggactaaaggatTTCTAGGTTTTTTTGCTCCCTACACACGGAGGTAGCTACGCATGCATGTGCTGCCATCGGATCTGCAAAGAGATTCGTTTTATGGTTAACGTCCATGTTGACCGTGTCTGATTATATCCATTAAACAACCGGCCTGGGGCGTCTTATCCTTAACACTGGCCGTGGTTGTCCGTCGCCCCGTACGCCGTACGCCTCCTTCACCGGATGCCGCGCTCCCCAAAATCGACCTCTGCACgccgtctccctgctcgccaagcAGCTCTCCTCAAGCTCCAACCCGTCCCTCACCCCTTTTCCCGTCGAGCTCCACGGCCACATCCGGCGGCGGCTTCTCGCCAAGAAGCTAAGGCGGGTCGGCCCTCTTCTCCTCGGGCGGATCTCGGCTGGAACAAGGCGGGGCATCTCCGGCACCTCCATTGCCTCTCTCCCTAGAGACTAGATGACCACAGGGCCGAACCCACCCCGTTCACGCGAGAAGAGGCCGCGACGTCCAGGGGAATCACGTTTTGTAGGTGGATCGTCCCAAGCTTCGATTGGGCAGCGCTCATCACGTTTTGGAGATGCACGATGGTAAAATCCCCCACCCAACGCCCGTATGATGTGACCTCATCTCCTACCTCTGTCTGAATCAACTCGGGATCCGTCGGTGGAGCCAGCGATGTCGCCGCCCGTCCTCAGCTCACGCACCCACGCATCGTCCGTGCTATTATCCGTCAGTGACTCGATTTGGGCAGTCTCAACATCTGTTTGAGCTCTGGTAACGGGCGTGGATGGAATGGAAAGGGATGAGCTCCTCGTCGCGTCCTAGAGCTTGCGCGGGCGCCCAAATCCAGATAATGGGCTGCCGAGGggccggcggccatggcggcgtgaATGGCACTGGTCGCGGGCGTGAATGTAGTGGAAAGCGGAACGGTGGTGCTCTACGGCGTGGATCTGGAGATCCTGTGTGCTGGTTGACGAGGAGAGCATCCATGGCACTCCAAAGGAACTGAGCGTTTTAGCGGCGGACTTTAGCGGATAGGGCGGCGATGTTTAGCGATTTGGTGGTGCCTCTGGtgatgcagcggcggcggcattcAAATGCCAGGGCGACGGCGTTCGCGAGGAGCCCCGCTGGTGGTCGGAAGCGGAGGTAGGTGACGAGGTCAGCTCCTTCGGGGGTTAGGTGGGGGATTTTCCAATCCGGTTTAACCACTAATAACAGATACAGTAACAGGCGGAATGGGGTAATGAGGTTTGACTAAGTGGACAGGTGTTATACACGTGGAAGGGGTGTGCAGCTACCCCGTGGGTAGCGAGGTTCATCCGTACAAaagaaaaatgatagaaaattttaaaaataaaatcttttgagatttttGTATGTTATCAACCTACTATTACGGGaaattaataaatttgaatttcaacaTTTTTTGCAAGAAAAGTTAAAAAATAGGTAAAAcaacattaacttttgcatacgatgtcgGGAAAAAACGTATTATATACCAAAATGattgtgggaaaaagttacatccgaattcacctggatttacccggttagccaatttttagattatcaaaatttcaaatgaaaatatgTAAGTGGGAAGGttttagtttttgctagaaatttagtattttatatttttaaaacttttaaattaataattgcatcctgcataaagattactaattacttaaccataaatttAGCCATTTTTTAgactttcaaattttcaggttttaggtttggcaaaaaaaaattaaataaataaaaaattagaaattaaaaaaataattataatagaaaataataaattaaGATTTATTTATTCATTCAAGATTATtgttacatcattattttttgtttattaaaactattatttggaattcaaacaatagagaagtgtgacatcgaccaacatgttaatatgatatgatactagtaccaACAACATGTGctcgaagcacttggaagcgggatgagAAGAAACTCAGAACTTAagtgtgctagtgctggagtagtgggaggatgagtgaccgagcgggaagtttgaccacggatAAGTAATTTGACTAAAGATTAAGtatttagagactaaacttggccAATAACTGGAATaatagaaattctaaaaaaaatagggagtaaaaaataattaaaaaccaaatggataaaaaaattatcgaaataaccgggactaaaggtccttcgtccTGGCGCACGCCAACCGCCCATGCGGCGGGGCCTTTAGTCTCAATTTGTATTACAATCAGAACTAAAGGGGATGATGTTTAGTCCCCAAGGTCCAGTCCTAGTtgcaaaaccgggactaaaagccCAAATGTACCGAGATTATATGTCTGTTTTTTTACTAGTGGACTGGCAGCAAATATGTAGAATATATATATCCGGTCAATGATCCTGGTAGTTGTACCCAGTAAAGAACAAAAAGAATAGGTAATACTTGTCACTTAGTACTGTCACGTCAATCACCAATAATGCACCAACAACTTGAAGATATGACGTACTAAGTAAATAAATCTGCTCCAACTGATGGCGTTCAACGCGCTACCCTTGAGGGTCTCGTGTGTGAACGCACATATGAAAACATGAGTTGGAAATCAAACGGAATCAGATTGTGAAGTGGTCAATAAAGTACTTAACAAATAAATGACGTACATGCGTGCTTATAATTTTTCTGGAGGTGAACTCAAAGTTTGAATCAGAGAAATGAAATATATTATTCCCTCGGATCCACAATAAATGTCGAAGTTCTACTTCAAATTATCTCAAATTTAACTAAACCGCCCAATACTTGTTATAGATTGGAGGAACTATCATATTCTCAGATTTACGAAAATTTTGTAGATCTTTTGAATTATGTCAGACTTGTAAGGGATAATTTTTTGTTCTTCGTACATTTTGTATGCTCTAGAGCTAGTTGCAACGAGACTGTGTGATCACCTGGTCACTTACGTGAGGTATACATTCTAGGCGTTTTGAACGACCCGGATTTTGTGAACATGGCTGTAGATGGACCTGTTTTTCAAAAAACAAATGCATGTTCTAGAAAAAAATGAAATGATTCACAAGCATGTATTGCCTACATaaaaaggataatatgaaaatttGTATTTCTTTAGATAATTTGTCATTTTCCTGCAGACCGCATACAatcttattttttaaaaaaaaaatacacgAGCAAGTATCAAGATAATATGAAAAAATCtatttcaaaaaatttaaaaGTTTTAAATAGCATTTATTATAAAAAATTTAAACCAAGTGCGCCTAGATCCACGTTCCACTAGCACATTCCGGCGTCCTTGGTTCAAACACTATTTTCTCGAAACCTTGTGGAAACTGGCGATGATATCGTAATCATATATATGTTGAACTAGCCAAACGGCCCAAGTGGAGAAGAGACATGTGGTTCTAATAGCATTTCAAGCTGCCCAAGTGGACGGGCTTAGTTAAGAAAACAATCAAACCCTCTTGCAGAGAGTTACATCCATGAAAGCAAACATATGCACGTCGACGAATTCAGGTACGTGTATTAGTTGGGCTGTCAAAATCCCTCCACTTTTGGTTTAGAGTTTCTTCCGTTCCTGAATCCTGACCTCGTCAGAGTTCCGACCAAGAAGCACGACGACGCAAAAACACCGGAGACCTTGTGAATATTCAGAGCATCCGCGCATGCTTTCCACTCTTAGAGCGCGGAGGAAGAAGGCTCGAGGCGACCCAACTCTATATAAGTTTGCTCACATTTCATGCATTCCACTCATCCGCTACAACCTAGCTAACAAGCTTGCCAATTAAACATTTCACTCGCTCCTTGCTCTTTGCGATAATCTCACCATCGGTCGATAGATGGCGTCCTCCAGGAGCTCATCTTGGGTCACAGTACTGGCTCTGCTCCTCTTCGTCGCTCTCGCGCACACCGCCAACGGCGCCGATCCTCTCTCCGCCGGGTACTACGCAATGACATGCCCCAACGCGGAGCGCATCGTGTCGTCCGTGATGGCCAACAGGGTCGGCGGCGGGAGGATGGCGTCTGCAGTACTCCGCCTCTTCTTCCACGACTGCTTTGTCAACGTACGGCACATTTCTACATATACtacgttttttttttgcgaaactacATATACTATCTTTGTAAATTGTGTTGGCAACCGTTTACCTACGCCTCCATTACTAGTCTACTACTATGTACAACGTCTTCATAACAATTCTCAATCATATATGACAGGGATGTGATGCCTCGGTTCTCCTCGACGGGCCCGAGAGCGAAAAGGATGCCGAGCCGAACCTTTCCCTCACCGGCTTCACCGTGATCGACGAGATCAAGGCTGCCCTCGAGCGCGACtgcccggccaccgtctcctgcGCCGACGTGCTCGCGCTCGCGTCCCGCGACGCCGTCGCCCAGCTCGGAGGTCCCACCTGGAACGTGCCCCTCGGCCGCAAGGACTCGCGCTTCGCCCCCAACAAGAGGTTCACCACGGAGCACCTCCCCAAGGCGAACGACAACCTCGGCAGCCTCCTCCAGATGTTTGGGGACCTCGGCCTCGACGCCCGCGACCTGACCGCGCTCTCCGGCGCGCACACCGTCGGGATGTCCAACTGCGAGAACTACAGAGAACGCATCTACGGCACCAGCGACACTAAGTACAACATCGACCCCTCCTTCGCCGAGACAAGGCGGCAGATGTGCCCGCTGCAAGGCCCCACCGGTGACGCCGGCAAGGCGCCGTTCGACAAGGAGACGCCCAGGACGTTCGACAATGCTTACTACCGTGACCTTATCGCGCATAAGGGTCTCCTCAACTCCGACCAGGCTCTATACAGCGGTAGCGGCCTGGACAGCCTTGTGGTGATGTACGGTTCTGACAATGATGCTTTCGGGAGGGACTTTGCCAAGGCCATGGTGAAGATGGGGAATATAGCCCCGCCAATGGGAATGCCCACGGAGGTGAGACTCCACTGCTCCAAGGCCAACTAGTGACGGCTCCATGCTAAAGAGGGTGCTACCCAATATATATTGGATTCATTTATCAAATGTGCAGGTTGTATCAAATATAAGTAAACTATACCTGTATTAAGTTTTTTCTTTTGCATCTTAATTTATTTGTCTACAATATGGTCGCATTGTAATGTTCTCATAAATTAGCCAGGATTTTGCAAGGGCATCATCTTAAGTGTATTGAACGTGCCCGAGAAATAAATTTTTGGTTCTATTCTATGAATATATTATAAATACTAATTTCCAGTTGGTATTATTCTACATCCATCACAAACATTGATCATAGTTCACATAGTTTCTTGCAAAAAAACAATAGGAACGAATTCACATCATGTAAAGGGTTAGCTCAATtttgcaatatgctgatgacacaatcatttttatggAACATAATTTAGAGAAAGCCCTCAACATGAAACTAATCTTATGTATCTTTGAGGAGCTGTCGGGGCTAAAAATTAACTTCCACAACAGTGAAGTTTCCTGCTTTGGCAAACCAAAGAAAGTTGAGACGGATTACATAATTCTCTTCGGGTGTGAGGCCGGTTCTTTTTCATTTAGATATTTGGGAATCCCAATTCATCACCACAAACTAAAAAATAGTGAATGGAAGGCCATCGAGGACCATTTCGAGAGGAAATTCGAAGGTTGGATGGGAAAGCTTTTATCTTATAGTGATAGGTTAGTGCTAattaattcagtattaactaTCCTGCCGATGTTTATGCTCTCTTTCTTTGAAACACCAAAAGGGGTTAGGAAAAGACTGGATTTTTTTAGATCAAGGTTTTTTTTTGGCAATGTGATGGCCATAAGAAGAAGTATAGACTGACTCATTGAAACATCATATGCCGACCAAAGGATCAAGGTGGCCTAGGTGTGGAAGTGCTGGAGATAAAAAAAATAAGTGATTACTTAGTAAGTGACTTTTTAAACTGCTAAATGAACAGGGTGTATGGCAAGAGCTTATAAAAAACAAATATCTTCATTCAAAATCGATGTCCCAAGTTAAAGCAAAACCTATGGATTCCCCTTTTTGGCGCAGTTTGATGAAATCGAAAGATGATTTTTTTCAAACGCGGGTCCTTCACGGTAGGTAATGGAGAAGAAACTTGTTTCTTGGAAGATACATGGCTTAGGAATACGCCTCTCTCCCAACAATATCCCTCCCTATATAACATTGTCCAACGCAAACAAGTTCCGTTGCTCATGTTATGTCACGGGTACCTTTAAACATAGGTTTTAGACATGAACTTGTGGGAAACAGGGAGGATAGATGGACACACTTGTGCAGCCTCTTAATCAGTGTTAATTTGACCACACAACCGGATGTTTTTATTTGGAAGTTAACAACGTCTGGTATTTCTTCGATCAAATCTTTGTAGCTTATCCTAGTTATCGGTTGAAAAGGAGCCTTGGAATGGTCTTAACTGAATATCTGGACAAAAAAGGAAAAGATTCCCCTAAGAAAGTTATGAATTTGATTGAGTTTCCCTTACTTGACCAAACAAGTTCCAATTCTACTGTCACCGGATACTTTACTCACTTCCTAAACTATGTTAGTTCTAGTTCCGCGATACGAGCTTGACTGTCGCTCTGAGACAGTAGATTTCTTGGTTGGGGGTCCCTTTATCAAAGGCTCCCTTCCCTACTGATCATACAACAAATGAAGGTGGTTAGAAAGATGGCACATCGATCTTCTGTACACCCTGTTCGTGCTGCGGAACGAAGAAAATCCGCCTTCCTTGGAAAACGAATTCCTGACTCCGAAGTCTCAAAGGAGACTTGGGTGGCGCCTTCTGAAGAGCCCTTCATTCTGTGACTCGGATAGGCTAGGATTCGTGTCTCAGCCGGAAGGGTTCGTAGGACTGACTCAGACAAAGTGTTGGAAGTACGATCTCCGAATCTATAAGCTTTGGCCTGCCTTCTTCCCTTATCTAATCTCTTAGATAATAATGAAGTGGTGTTAATTGTCACGCTAAGGAGCTGACCAGTGACATTTCTGTCTTAGTTGAAGTCAACCTTACTATACTCGCTTGTAGGAGATCATCGCTCAGAAGGGCGTTCTTTCGCTAGAAAAACAAGAGTTTGAAGATCACCCACGAAAAGGTCAGAACTCTCGATATAGCCCCACTTTCTATAGAAATTTATCGACATGTTGTTTCGAATGTCCTTGAAAAGGCCTACACACGTACCCTGCCACTCGATGTAGGTTTTGCCAGCGATGTGTAGTGGGTTTGTTTAGTAGAGATGGGTAGAATGAAAGTTTCACCCTTCTGAAAAGAGAAAAAGTCTGTATTGAACTATGATTTGAATTCCTTTCTTATTAGTTTCCAAGTGCAAAATGTTCATTGCCTTGATCAGAGCCTTTAAGCCTTTTAGAAGCGAGCATTTCCGCAGCTTCTATTTTTCCTAAAGCTAATGAACCGAATGGAAGAGACTCACTTTGAATAAATAATAAAGAAGGAACCAACAAGAAAATCCAGAATTGTTCCAACCTCGGCTCGGGGTCTGTCTGGAAATGGAAAATAGTTCTCTCTCTCATCTGGTCTCGCCACAGTGACAAGAAAAACTAGTGAATAATTGGAATAGAACGCAATCGTCAACCAAAATAGGGTAGGATGTATTATAAAAGAAAGCCTTGCCTCACTCGCAAGTGAGGACCTCACCCCTCCTTCCTCATTTATTGATAATGGAAAAATACAATGTTCATTGCTTCCTCAAAACAAGACACGGGCGGTTTTTAAGAAACCTCTTTAAGCAAGGCGATTCATGAAGGATTCCTCTCCTCTTCTATTTGGTCTATTAGAATATTATTACTATAAGGTCCCCTAAAACAGGCATACATGTAAAGGAAAGGCAATGGAAAATGGACGGAGATTGGTCAGTAGTCGGACATTCTACTTTGTTAAGTTCTTTTTTATGATTCGACATAACAAACAAGAACAGAGTCACGCTCTGTAGGATTTGAACCTACGACATTGGGTTTTGGAGACACACGTTCTACCGAACTGAAATAAGAGCGCTTTCTTACGACGGGAGATAAAGCAGTAAAGAAAAGGATGATTTTTAAACCGCATGCATATATCAAAATGAAACTCAATTTTGTCCAATTTGAATCGATCTCAATTGATCCCTCGTTACTGCCCATAGGAGAAGTAATAGGTAGGGATGACAGGATTGGAACACGTGACATTTTGTACCCAAAAAATACGCGCTACCAAGCTGTGCTATATCCCTTTTCCAAATTGTtgttaaggatggcaattttatccacggatccgggtattCGACCCGTCGGGCACGGGTTTGGAGGGCTAATTGTGTCCAAGgatttcatggggcggatatTCAATAATTCATGGAGCGGGCACGGGCAGAGCTTTTGCCCCGTGGATATTCGATGGATATTCGgcggacatgtgggacccacatgtcagtgacacatgCAATTTTACCTAGGCTTAGCTGCCATTTTTAGGCTCAAATCACCAAATCCTTAATTTAAGTCTTAATGATTTTATACTCTAAATACTCACGGAAGAGCCATTCACGGATGTGCTGGTTGGGCTTCCTATGtacttgtaacatcccaaaaatttcaaaacaaacaaaatgaatttcattagttccaaaatttggaaccaacaaaaacttttattaaattaagtttgatacatagtgatcttgcttaatacttgtgctattgccatgcttGCTTGTTTAACTAGTATTTGAAATActtttaaaccctaaacctcaaatTCCTTTTTACTATcccagttaaaataaaataaaaagaattttaaataagaaaaaggcatatgtgcctatggctatttttataaaactttaccttaAGCTTTTCCACTTTATATAGAGGATtgtaaaaccttcataaaccttatctagtacttctcaaacccaatccaagttgaaacaaaagaaaataaaagaaaactaaaaatgccatagaggcatatgagagtaaaatgcaaattcgtgaatttgagaatcttgaccctaggacttgatgtgaaaggttggatcactcctctataccatttcaatactcaacaacatcaattgggtcaagcctagtcaaattaaaaatcaaatgcaacatatgcatagaggcatatgtgacacatggccaatttcaccaattcttgacctatgcctttataccttgaccaaatggtgtgaaaccatatctaaacctaatctaacactaaattgaacctcaaccttgcccaagtaaagGAAGGGGAGcaaattacaagaataagaaaagttgacatgtcacctcttatgtgttatggccaattttgcaaatctttgagctagaccttttggaatagttttagtggtttggaaatgttcctaaactaataagaatcactttagagtcaagaaaaatcaaatcaaaaggagagaaatcaaatagggagaaaatcccattttcactcacatacacctttagccatttttgcaaatcttcacccaaggccactttggcttgtgtcattgtttgtaaaacacttatatatgaataacaaacacaaatgcatcaaagaaacccttTTCAAATCAATGGAAAAatcaaattcaacatacatgtgataatggtcatgtgacccaTTTATAAAATATTACCCattttagcacccctcatacctagatgctagtgctaaactaaaaatgactactctagatgggaacatgtgtttatgaaataatgatgttgaaaaccttggaatgatgagtcatttctgttgaaagattttgaaggtgaatatgacatgaattttgacttggtgaaatgactaaaactgatgattgagttggatgcgataccattccaatttttgagtacccccacaatacctgattatgggtaaggcttagctggaaatttatgtgtcttagtatgggttccctctgaacacacgtcataggggttacgcttgaggctgcctccgttgttgcgagatgatgtgaattgaggtgaattgtacggccaagcctcgtgcggctcccgggttaacggttggttttcaccgggaggccaagctcatggggagaggtgcctatactagggtgtgtaagtgaaaggttaacggttgatgatccgcgtactcgagttacgattattcggggttttatccctgacggatgtaatcaaatgttgtggcacaagtgtgcaacctctgcagagtgtagaactattcgaatagccgcgtccgcggatatggacaattggaaaggccatactgttttcgtcatcagaatttatatctatgtgactGGTGAATTTGAAATTTaacttgaatggtgactttgaatttgaatcacaacagagttgtgggaatgacactaatgttcccacttgagttagttagcacatgaggagttgtttactaaaatgtctatcaaataaaattggctttatgcaaataaacctagagcttagaacactctcaatagtaatgttagtacttacattagtattagattgtgagtacttaaagtactcacggctttgtccctggctattcaaatggccagaatatgaagccgagtgacataggcatcccaaatgggcctgccgaagatagtacccggggtttactgaaggcccactacccgaagaataagaagattcggaagcccaagatattattaaggaaagctagagttgtaatagaaagtcttatttgtaatcttgcgggacgagttagaaaccttcccggactctgtaacttgtacggcacgaatccctcgactccgcctcctatataagggggagtcgagggacgcagaaatcatcgaatcattgtttacaaaccctagttttcataatcgtcgagtacttttcggctgaaaccttcgagatctacttgccctctacttccaactaaaccctagtctacaatccgtaggcattgacaagttgataccttgtcaattggcgccgaccgtggggactagaggcgtcaaggatctggtctcaatggcacgttcaagatcatcgacttcatcaaccgcaaaatcatcgacttcatcaatcgcaagcaacgcaatggatcgaggtaaacagatcgctatcggttctgttgattttgttcctcacccaccctcccgtttggatgcatatgcgtatctggcggagcctatggagatgacgttcggaaggtttcactttcgcgtcgagaaagaaggatcgtatcgtgtcgaaattccgatttcgtcgggatcgtcggcggtcgattctgatttttcaagctatacatcgtcaaccgaatcaggagaagaagaaacttcgtcgtcacgctacagcagcaccagggcaagagagaaactcgccaagatcttcagcgacatgtcgtttgagtcatctgcggactcatatataagcgatggctcaagcagtgtcgacagttacgacttcatcgacaaatctactgcaGTGGGCAAGGTCCTCACCAATCttaacgatggtgtcaccaaacccaacatagatctgaatacaaaatatcatcagatttatgtcattGGAGAGCCAAGCCATgaccaagaggaaacatctgaggctttcgacgatctgggaaatccatacgtcgatccctccgatcTGCGACGAGGCCTGGgcaataaatacgtcgggccacagccgcgacacagagttcgactcccgcaagcagcatgtcatagagccgcgagagctatggacggctcagaaccaatggctaccacagccacGCTAGAGgaactacaagcatatcaatataggctcgcacgagctgcaagggaattggaaaaacagacagctgagttaaacagaagaaaggaggcagcttctgcatccagcaggagaagggcggagttgagtcgacaatctagaacttcgggtgatagccacagggaggctcggaacgtagcaagatcaaggttacaacacatacccgaaggag contains the following coding sequences:
- the LOC124683738 gene encoding peroxidase P7-like, with translation MASSRSSSWVTVLALLLFVALAHTANGADPLSAGYYAMTCPNAERIVSSVMANRVGGGRMASAVLRLFFHDCFVNGCDASVLLDGPESEKDAEPNLSLTGFTVIDEIKAALERDCPATVSCADVLALASRDAVAQLGGPTWNVPLGRKDSRFAPNKRFTTEHLPKANDNLGSLLQMFGDLGLDARDLTALSGAHTVGMSNCENYRERIYGTSDTKYNIDPSFAETRRQMCPLQGPTGDAGKAPFDKETPRTFDNAYYRDLIAHKGLLNSDQALYSGSGLDSLVVMYGSDNDAFGRDFAKAMVKMGNIAPPMGMPTEVRLHCSKAN